The window TTGGTAGGGTGCCCATGTCATCAGGTGGTAAGAAAGATGTTGAATCTGACAAGCAAAAGGCGTTGGATGCCGCTATAAGTCAGATAGAAAGAGCGTTCGGGCGCGGCGCCATCATGAAGTTGAAACAGCACCCTGCAGAGAAAATGGATAGTGTATCTACTGGCTCAATAGCTCTGGATGCAGCGCTGGGTATTGGAGGCCTACCAAAGGGTAGGATAGTGGAAATCTTCGGTCCAGAAAGCTCAGGAAAAACCACACTTGCACTTCATGTTATTGCTGAAGCACAGAAACAAGGAGGTAACTGTGCCTTCATCGATGCAGAACACGCATTGGACACTGTGTATGCCAGGAAGTTGGGTGTGAGCGTGGGTGATTTGATAGTCTCGCAGCCCGACACTGGTGAGCAGGCTTTGCACATTGTTGAGTACCTGGTGTGTTCTGGTGCTATAGATGTGATAGTGGTGGATTCTGTTGCGGCGCTTACCCCTAGGGCTGAAATAGAGGGTGATATGGGTGATCAGCACATGGGGTTGCAGGCTAGGTTGCTTAGCCACGCGCTTCGTAAGCTGACTTCTGTGGTATCCAAGGCTAACTGCATACTGGTGTTCATAAACCAGATACGCATAAAGATAGGTGTGATGTACGGCAACCCGGAAGTAACAACGGGCGGCAGTGCGCTCAAGTTCTACACATCGATACGGCTTGACATTCGCAAGGTGAGTGCAATTAAAGACAAAGACAGCGTTATAGGAAATCAGACGAGAGTGAAAGTAGTCAAAAACAAGGTTGCGCCCCCGTTCAAGCAGGCAGAGTTTGACATCGTATACAATGAAGGCATATCAAAGTTGGGTGAAATAGTTGATATGGGTGTCAAGTTCGGTTTTGTCGAGAAGTCTGGTGCCTACTACTCCTATGGCGCAGTTAAGTTGGGGCAAGGGAGGGAGAATGCCAAGGCTTACCTGAAGAGCAGCCCAGATGTTGCGAATGAGTTGGAACAAAAAATCAGAGCGTACCTTGCGGAGAGTATGCACAACAACGATCTGTTTGCTGCAGACGGGCGTACCGATGTGCTGGAGGAGGAGGTCTTCTAGCGCATGCAGTGCAGTTTGTTGCTGCTTGGGTTTTGTGCATGATCTCACCTCGGGTCTTGCCTGTCCCGATACTGCAGGGGTAGTATGCTGGTGCGCGAGGTCGGACAGTGCGTGGGAGGGATATGTATACTAATGATGCTGTGCTAAACGTGCTAATGGAGAGGTCTGCAATTCTAAAGGGCCACTTCGTTTTGTCCTCTGGATTGCACAGCGATACATACATACAGTGTGCCAAGCTTCAGGAGGTGCCCTCTGTGTGTGAGGACCTGTGCGCTGCGCTCCTGCGACGAAGTAACGATGTGCTTGGTGATCTGAGGATTGATGTTGTGGCCTCCCCCGCTATGGGAGGGATAGTGTTTGGGTATGAAATTGCCAGGCAGCTCGGAGTAAATTTTGTCTTTTTTGAGCGTGTACGGGGTAATTTCGAGTTACGTAGAGGGTTTTGCATAGATACCGACAGTCGAGTGTTGATAGTGGAGGATGTAATCACCACCGGCGGGTCATCTCTAGAGGTATTCGACGCTGTAACAGCCCTTGGAGGAAAAGTAATGGCTGAGTTGAGCATTATAAGTCGCGGCAGTTGCGTAAATATGCCGTTTCCGGTGGTAAGTTTGCTGGAAATGGACATACAAAACTATACGGCTGATGCCATACCCGATGAGCTAAGGAGAATACCAATCTCAAAGCCCGGCAGCAGGTCGTTAAGTTAGATGCAGTCCTTGGGCTGATTGCCATGTGTGCGTCGCGTAGTGACTTTCAATACAGATACGCAAGACAGGTGTTAGTACCCGAGATAGGGCACCACGGCCACAACAAGCTGAGGCAAAGTAGCATTCTCGTCACAGGTTGTGGCGGCCTTGGCAGCGTGGTTATACCACTCTTAGCAGCCAGTGGAGTGGGAAAGCTTGTCGTGTGCGACGATGATACCGTCAGGATTTCAAATCTGAATCGGCAAACCATCTACAGGGAACAGGATGTAGGATGCAGGAAAGTACGTGCTGCAGCTGAGTTTATAAAGAACTTGAATCGTGACGTTGAGGTGCATGAAATAGACTGCGCGATCGGCCCAAAAAACTTTGAGGCCATACTATCTGATGTGGAAATTGTTGTAGATTGTGTGGATAGACTTACGGTAAAAATGTTTTTGAACGACGCGTGTGTTGCTATGCACAAAACTCTGGTACACTGCGCCGCTATAGGTTTTACTGGTGAAGTAATGGTAATACCCCCCGGGGGGAGACCGTGCTATAGGTGCTTTTTCGAAGGGCAGCAAGTAAGCACAAAGCTAAACTGTGCCAACGCTGGAGTTGCAAGTCCTACAGTAGGGGTAGTTGGAAGCATGGCTGCAGCTGAGGTCATTAAGTACGTAGTAGGCCACTACCAGTCGAGTGTAGGTAAGCTGTATAGGGTAGACTTACGCAGCAACAACTTCACTCCTTACGAATGCGC of the Anaplasma centrale str. Israel genome contains:
- the recA gene encoding recombinase RecA, with amino-acid sequence MSSGGKKDVESDKQKALDAAISQIERAFGRGAIMKLKQHPAEKMDSVSTGSIALDAALGIGGLPKGRIVEIFGPESSGKTTLALHVIAEAQKQGGNCAFIDAEHALDTVYARKLGVSVGDLIVSQPDTGEQALHIVEYLVCSGAIDVIVVDSVAALTPRAEIEGDMGDQHMGLQARLLSHALRKLTSVVSKANCILVFINQIRIKIGVMYGNPEVTTGGSALKFYTSIRLDIRKVSAIKDKDSVIGNQTRVKVVKNKVAPPFKQAEFDIVYNEGISKLGEIVDMGVKFGFVEKSGAYYSYGAVKLGQGRENAKAYLKSSPDVANELEQKIRAYLAESMHNNDLFAADGRTDVLEEEVF
- the pyrE gene encoding orotate phosphoribosyltransferase, whose amino-acid sequence is MYTNDAVLNVLMERSAILKGHFVLSSGLHSDTYIQCAKLQEVPSVCEDLCAALLRRSNDVLGDLRIDVVASPAMGGIVFGYEIARQLGVNFVFFERVRGNFELRRGFCIDTDSRVLIVEDVITTGGSSLEVFDAVTALGGKVMAELSIISRGSCVNMPFPVVSLLEMDIQNYTADAIPDELRRIPISKPGSRSLS
- a CDS encoding HesA/MoeB/ThiF family protein; the protein is MCASRSDFQYRYARQVLVPEIGHHGHNKLRQSSILVTGCGGLGSVVIPLLAASGVGKLVVCDDDTVRISNLNRQTIYREQDVGCRKVRAAAEFIKNLNRDVEVHEIDCAIGPKNFEAILSDVEIVVDCVDRLTVKMFLNDACVAMHKTLVHCAAIGFTGEVMVIPPGGRPCYRCFFEGQQVSTKLNCANAGVASPTVGVVGSMAAAEVIKYVVGHYQSSVGKLYRVDLRSNNFTPYECAVNSLCSCCSDAASVDPHDFESYEGKLR